The following coding sequences lie in one Mustelus asterias chromosome 8, sMusAst1.hap1.1, whole genome shotgun sequence genomic window:
- the LOC144497690 gene encoding putative G-protein coupled receptor 139, translating to MPLLAANFVTILVLSRRNCGLSRGIVLYLVCMATADLMVLLFCTLNSLLYSYFPFCFLFYTAVCRTGAIICFTSIDCSVWLTVAFTFDRFVSICCHGLRTRYCNKRTASWVIAAVCAANLLRNIPFYFKYTHYGTINSIPWGCATNFNFFSLPGFMVFYWLHHILNPLLPYVLILGFNVLTVWNIVLSSRARKALRDRKKQVQGGDPEMANRRRSIILLFTVSGCFVLLWLPKITVFLVMEISNNHFYPSYNHPLAIADISGANLFYLSSCTNTTIYALTQSKVRQVLKGAVKCPFTFISQLLTRSK from the coding sequence ATGCCTTTGCTTGCAGCTAATTTCGTCACGATACTGGTGCTGTCCCGGCGAAATTGTGGCCTGTCCAGAGGTATCGTCCTCTACCTGGTGTGCATGGCAACAGCAGATCTTATGGTTCTTCTCTTCTGTACACTCAATTCGCTATTGTATTCCTACTTTCCGTTCTGTTTCTTGTTCTACACCGCCGTCTGCAGGACAGGAGCCATCATCTGTTTCACTTCTATagactgctctgtctggttgACTGTGGCTTTCACTTTTGACCGTTTTGTGTCCATCTGTTGTCATGGCTTGAGAACGCGTTATTGCAATAAGAGGACAGCTTCCTGGGTCATTGCTGCCGTGTGTGCTGCTAACCTTCTCAGGAATATCCCATTCTACTTTAAGTACACACATTACGGCACCATCAACAGCATTCCATGGGGCTGCGCTACCAATTTCAACTTCTTCAGCTTGCCCGGCTTTATGGTATTTTACTGGCTCCATCACATTTTAAACCCACTGCTCCCTTACGTGCTTATTCTGggcttcaatgttctgaccgtctGGAATATTGTACTATCAAGTCGAGCACGCAAGGCACTCCGAGACCGAAAAAAacaagttcaaggaggggatccTGAGATGGCTAATCGGCGAAGGTCCATCATTCTGCTGTTCACAGTATCGGGCTGTTTCGTCCTGTTGTGGTTGCCCAAGATCACAGTATTCCTGGTGATGGAAATCTCCAACAACCATTTCTATCCGAGTTACAATCATCCCCTCGCCATCGCTGACATTTCAGGGGCGAACTTATTCTACCTGAGCTCCTGCACCAACACGACAATCTATGCACTGACCCAGAGCAAAGTCAGACAGGTGTTGAAGGGTGCTGTGAAATGCCCTTTCACATTTATTTCACAATTGCTTACACGGTCAAAGTAA